The Deinococcus budaensis genome includes a window with the following:
- a CDS encoding DUF421 domain-containing protein, which translates to MFQQLQQWAVQIETFLDYDRSVSDVGGFEMALRTILIYLFSLFLVRIGSKRFLNQASAFDVIIGIMLGSVMSRAINSSAPLFPTLGAGLVLIGLHALLVRLAYRSGWFGPLVKGNPVLLIKDGQLQMEGLRETGVARNDLDQALRLQGRTTDPSDIKLAYLERNGQISMVSQDSGPRVLEVKVEDGVQTVRIRLE; encoded by the coding sequence ATGTTTCAACAGCTTCAACAATGGGCTGTCCAGATCGAGACGTTTCTCGACTACGACCGCAGCGTGTCCGACGTGGGCGGGTTCGAGATGGCCCTGCGGACGATCCTGATCTACCTCTTCTCGCTGTTTCTGGTCCGGATCGGGAGCAAACGCTTCCTGAACCAGGCGTCGGCCTTCGACGTGATCATCGGCATCATGCTCGGCTCGGTGATGAGCCGCGCGATCAACTCCTCGGCGCCGCTCTTTCCCACGCTGGGCGCGGGGCTGGTCCTGATCGGCCTGCACGCGCTCCTCGTCCGGCTGGCTTACCGCAGTGGCTGGTTCGGCCCGCTCGTCAAGGGCAACCCGGTGCTGCTGATCAAGGACGGCCAGCTCCAGATGGAGGGACTGCGGGAAACCGGCGTCGCCAGGAACGACCTCGACCAGGCGCTGCGGCTGCAAGGCCGGACGACGGACCCGTCCGACATCAAACTCGCCTACCTGGAGCGCAACGGCCAGATCAGCATGGTCTCCCAGGACAGCGGGCCGCGCGTGCTGGAGGTGAAGGTGGAAGATGGGGTGCAGACGGTCCGCATCCGGCTGGAGTAG
- a CDS encoding GGDEF domain-containing protein, which translates to MAAFPEPSTDALLALMAAESRADLLAALLHRTGGLRGVTLWSQEGGDRVPVAWAGEPSGEGTRTQRLGAESDHAVSAVPELEFSPLALAVLELRLLYLEARETNVFLSNQLAALAVTAKTDALTHLPNRHAFEGDLDALDATSTSFAVVFIDLDGFKAINDRFGHALGDSLLKGYAVWLLRVTGPWGRVYRMGGDEYLLLMTQFPGPPEAFTAWAYDRLQVPFVDGVSASIGIAWRHECAAISDVVRLADQRMYQAKAQRAAPERAPQGAGARPKAAADPS; encoded by the coding sequence ATGGCCGCTTTTCCAGAACCCTCCACTGACGCGCTGCTCGCGCTGATGGCCGCCGAATCCAGAGCCGACCTGCTCGCCGCGCTCCTGCACCGGACGGGGGGCCTGCGGGGCGTCACCCTGTGGTCGCAGGAGGGCGGGGACCGGGTCCCGGTGGCGTGGGCAGGAGAGCCGTCTGGGGAAGGCACCCGGACGCAGCGGCTGGGGGCAGAGTCGGACCACGCGGTCAGCGCGGTGCCCGAGCTGGAGTTTTCGCCCCTCGCCCTGGCCGTGCTGGAACTCCGGCTGCTGTATCTGGAGGCGCGCGAGACCAACGTCTTTCTGAGCAACCAGCTCGCGGCCCTGGCGGTGACGGCCAAGACCGACGCCCTCACGCACCTGCCCAACCGCCACGCCTTTGAGGGCGATCTGGACGCCCTGGACGCGACCTCGACCTCCTTTGCGGTGGTGTTTATCGACCTCGACGGCTTCAAGGCGATCAACGACCGCTTCGGCCACGCGCTGGGAGACTCGCTGCTCAAGGGGTACGCCGTGTGGCTGCTGCGGGTCACGGGGCCGTGGGGCCGGGTCTACCGGATGGGGGGCGACGAGTACCTGCTGCTGATGACCCAGTTTCCGGGGCCTCCGGAGGCGTTCACGGCGTGGGCCTACGACCGCCTTCAGGTGCCGTTCGTGGACGGCGTGAGCGCCAGCATCGGCATCGCCTGGCGCCACGAGTGCGCGGCGATCAGCGACGTGGTGCGCCTGGCCGACCAGCGCATGTACCAGGCCAAGGCCCAGCGCGCCGCGCCGGAGCGCGCGCCCCAGGGCGCGGGCGCCCGGCCAAAGGCCGCCGCCGACCCCTCCTGA
- a CDS encoding citrate synthase, producing MSSLTAAEATGLLGVKPATLYAYVSRGLVRSEPGPAGTRERRYNAQDVHALLGRQTARRDPEGAVHEAVGGALHWGVPVLDSALTLIAAGKLRYRGQDAVTLARQASVEEVAALLWTGDPGGWAHLPLRARMPLQPVPHASSGSEALAYALAHAGAHDLTAGDTRPAALPAQAARVLNLLYATLERFGRIPPAPDLALHARLARVWNVPEGADLLRLALILLADHELNVSTFTARVTASGGANLHHVTLAALCALQGRQHGLSVVEASELVTHAHRDGPARALRDAARRQARLPGFGHRLYPDGDPRAAALLAALEENFAGHPALSAAQGLAALVRAETGERPNVDLALGTLGQVLGRETDDAVTLFALGRAVGWLAHALEAMLGGQMIRPRARYVGRME from the coding sequence ATGTCCTCTCTGACGGCTGCGGAAGCCACCGGGCTGCTGGGCGTGAAGCCCGCCACGCTGTACGCCTACGTGTCGCGCGGGCTGGTGCGCTCGGAACCGGGGCCGGCCGGGACGCGGGAGCGCCGCTACAACGCGCAGGATGTCCACGCCCTGCTGGGCCGCCAGACCGCGCGCCGGGACCCCGAGGGAGCCGTCCACGAGGCGGTGGGCGGCGCGCTGCACTGGGGAGTGCCCGTGCTCGACAGCGCCCTGACCCTGATCGCGGCTGGAAAGCTGCGCTACCGGGGTCAGGACGCGGTCACCCTGGCCCGGCAGGCGAGCGTCGAGGAGGTCGCCGCCCTGCTGTGGACCGGGGACCCGGGGGGCTGGGCGCACTTGCCGCTCAGGGCCAGGATGCCGCTCCAGCCGGTGCCGCACGCCTCGTCGGGCAGCGAGGCCCTCGCTTACGCCCTCGCCCACGCGGGGGCGCACGACCTGACGGCCGGAGACACCCGGCCAGCGGCGCTCCCGGCCCAGGCGGCGCGGGTGCTCAATTTGCTGTACGCCACCCTGGAACGCTTCGGGCGCATCCCGCCTGCCCCGGACCTGGCCTTGCACGCCCGGCTGGCCCGGGTCTGGAACGTCCCGGAGGGGGCCGACCTCCTGCGCCTGGCCCTGATCCTGCTGGCGGACCACGAGCTGAACGTCAGCACGTTCACGGCGCGGGTCACGGCCAGTGGGGGCGCCAACCTGCACCACGTGACCCTGGCCGCCCTGTGCGCCCTCCAGGGCCGCCAGCATGGCCTGAGCGTCGTGGAAGCCTCCGAACTGGTCACCCATGCGCACCGGGACGGCCCGGCCCGGGCGCTGCGGGACGCGGCCCGCCGTCAGGCCCGGCTGCCCGGCTTCGGCCACCGGCTCTACCCGGACGGCGACCCCCGCGCCGCCGCCCTGCTGGCGGCCCTGGAGGAGAACTTTGCCGGTCACCCCGCGCTGAGCGCGGCCCAGGGGCTGGCGGCCCTCGTCCGCGCGGAGACGGGGGAGAGGCCGAATGTCGACCTCGCCCTGGGGACGCTGGGGCAGGTGCTGGGCCGCGAAACGGACGACGCGGTGACCCTCTTTGCCCTGGGCCGCGCCGTGGGCTGGCTGGCCCACGCGCTGGAGGCCATGCTGGGCGGCCAGATGATCCGCCCACGGGCCCGCTATGTGGGCCGGATGGAATAG
- a CDS encoding SDR family NAD(P)-dependent oxidoreductase, with amino-acid sequence MDLGLNGKTALVTGAGSGIGRAVALAFAAEGANVVLTDLKQEGMDETLRLMRQAGSGEGATLIADAGSPEDHQRAVDLAVERFGGLHAACNNAGIGGETNPVADLSPEGFRKVIEVNLLGVFYGMHAQIPAMLRGEGGAIVNIASILGQVGWENSSPYVSSKHGVVGLTRSAALEYAQKGVRVNAVGPGFIQTPILGQDQAALDHLASLHPMGRMGQPEEIANLVVFLCSPRASLMIGGYYPADGGYLAK; translated from the coding sequence ATGGACCTGGGGTTGAACGGCAAAACGGCGCTCGTCACGGGCGCAGGCTCCGGCATCGGGCGGGCGGTGGCGCTCGCTTTCGCGGCGGAGGGCGCGAACGTCGTCCTGACCGACCTGAAGCAGGAGGGCATGGACGAGACGCTGCGGCTGATGCGGCAGGCAGGCTCCGGTGAGGGCGCGACCCTGATCGCGGACGCGGGGAGTCCTGAGGACCACCAGCGGGCTGTGGACCTGGCCGTGGAGCGCTTCGGCGGCCTGCACGCCGCCTGCAACAACGCCGGGATCGGCGGCGAGACGAACCCGGTGGCCGACCTCAGCCCGGAAGGCTTCCGCAAGGTCATTGAAGTCAACCTGCTGGGCGTCTTTTACGGGATGCACGCGCAGATTCCCGCCATGCTGCGCGGCGAGGGCGGGGCCATCGTGAACATCGCCTCGATCCTGGGGCAGGTGGGCTGGGAGAACTCCTCGCCCTACGTGTCCTCCAAGCACGGCGTGGTGGGCCTGACCCGCTCGGCGGCGCTGGAGTACGCGCAAAAGGGCGTGCGGGTGAACGCGGTCGGCCCCGGCTTCATCCAGACCCCGATTCTGGGCCAAGACCAGGCGGCGCTCGACCACCTGGCCTCGCTGCACCCGATGGGCCGGATGGGGCAGCCGGAGGAGATCGCCAACCTCGTCGTCTTCCTGTGCAGCCCCCGCGCCAGCCTGATGATCGGGGGCTACTACCCGGCGGACGGCGGCTACCTGGCGAAGTAG
- a CDS encoding AI-2E family transporter, with amino-acid sequence MQKPPPVRIVNLLPSALIVVGVLLLLSFFGRVSSALLAVTLAVLLATALNPVVVFFERWMPRGVAAVLTVLLVLGGLLGLVWLAVPPIAAQFADLLQGLPRDAAQLEGLLREWLDRTPQLAALAQQIDLDALARRAVGWLSNLFPVLLSVTGAVASFLVLAVVTFITLLFALSNPVPLINGVLGALPQRHRPQAREALANVLNQMGAWGRAQVLVMLIIGVGMAAGLYLLGVENWLVFGVISALGELIPNLGPVLAAVPPVLFTLLGDPQLAFYVAAYAVVLQQVEGNLIVPLLMGKAAEMHPFSITVGAVLFGSVFGLVGAVLAVPFLIVIKAVYETFYLDRQPEVSEQKTEDLIHGELAQAAPEQGGPKDRP; translated from the coding sequence ATGCAAAAACCACCCCCCGTCCGGATCGTCAACCTGCTGCCCAGCGCCCTGATCGTGGTCGGCGTGCTGCTGCTGCTGAGCTTTTTCGGGCGGGTCAGTTCGGCGCTGCTGGCGGTCACGCTGGCGGTGCTGCTGGCGACCGCCCTGAATCCGGTGGTGGTCTTTTTCGAGCGGTGGATGCCGCGCGGGGTGGCCGCCGTGCTGACCGTGCTGCTGGTGCTGGGGGGTCTGCTGGGCCTGGTGTGGCTGGCGGTGCCGCCCATCGCCGCGCAGTTTGCCGACCTGCTTCAGGGGCTGCCCAGAGACGCCGCGCAACTGGAGGGCCTCTTGCGCGAGTGGCTGGACCGCACGCCGCAGCTGGCCGCCCTGGCGCAGCAGATCGACCTGGACGCCCTGGCCCGGCGCGCGGTGGGGTGGCTCTCCAACCTGTTTCCCGTGCTGCTCTCGGTCACCGGGGCGGTGGCGTCCTTTCTGGTGCTGGCGGTGGTCACCTTCATCACGCTGCTGTTCGCGCTGAGCAACCCCGTGCCCCTGATCAACGGCGTCCTGGGCGCGCTTCCGCAGCGTCACCGCCCGCAGGCCAGAGAGGCGCTGGCGAACGTGCTCAACCAGATGGGCGCCTGGGGCCGGGCGCAGGTGCTGGTCATGCTGATTATCGGCGTGGGCATGGCCGCCGGGCTGTACCTGCTGGGCGTCGAGAACTGGCTGGTCTTCGGGGTGATCAGCGCCCTCGGGGAACTGATTCCGAACCTCGGCCCGGTGCTCGCCGCCGTTCCGCCGGTCCTCTTTACCCTGCTGGGCGATCCGCAGCTGGCCTTCTATGTCGCCGCCTACGCCGTCGTGCTGCAACAGGTCGAGGGCAACCTGATCGTGCCCCTGCTGATGGGCAAGGCCGCCGAGATGCATCCCTTCTCGATCACGGTGGGGGCGGTGCTGTTCGGCAGCGTCTTCGGGCTGGTGGGCGCGGTGCTGGCCGTGCCTTTTTTGATCGTGATCAAGGCCGTCTACGAGACTTTCTACCTCGACCGGCAGCCGGAGGTGTCCGAACAGAAGACCGAGGACCTGATTCACGGCGAACTGGCGCAGGCGGCGCCCGAGCAGGGCGGGCCAAAGGATCGGCCCTGA
- a CDS encoding DUF421 domain-containing protein produces the protein MDTLLPVLQNILTPQGGWSLAFLVRIVLSVLLLYALVVMIARAFGARTFASFTSFDFLINVAAGSLVASSIMGRNLAEGALALLCLAAVQWLVSSLSARSRRFHDVVDNPPVVLIEHGRYQERAMRRARISQQSLDQKLRSQGVGDVGEVRFAILESGGNVSVMTGEGEERPGTFPRRAG, from the coding sequence ATGGACACCTTGCTTCCGGTCTTGCAGAACATCCTCACGCCGCAGGGGGGCTGGTCGCTGGCGTTTCTGGTGCGGATCGTGCTGTCGGTGCTGCTGCTGTACGCCCTGGTGGTGATGATCGCGCGCGCGTTCGGCGCCCGCACCTTCGCGTCGTTTACCTCCTTTGACTTCTTGATCAATGTCGCGGCGGGGTCGCTGGTGGCGAGTTCGATCATGGGCCGCAACCTCGCCGAGGGCGCCCTGGCCCTGCTCTGCCTCGCCGCCGTGCAGTGGCTGGTCTCGTCTCTCAGTGCCCGCTCGCGCCGCTTTCACGACGTGGTGGACAACCCGCCCGTCGTGCTGATCGAACACGGCCGGTATCAGGAGCGGGCGATGCGCCGGGCGCGCATCTCCCAGCAGTCGCTGGACCAGAAACTCCGCAGCCAGGGCGTGGGCGACGTGGGCGAGGTGCGCTTTGCCATCCTGGAGTCGGGGGGCAACGTCTCGGTCATGACGGGCGAGGGCGAGGAGCGGCCCGGCACCTTCCCCCGGCGGGCGGGGTGA
- a CDS encoding CNNM domain-containing protein: MGNPLIEFGILVLLLILNGFFSGSELGVMASRKSRLQARASAGHGGARRALDLAERPGIFLATVQIGITLIGTISAIFAGGSLTGPAEALLRPLFGPAAATAASVAVVLLVTFLSLVLGELAPKSIALRNPEALAARVAPFFQRLSRVARPVVWLLETTTRGLLWVVGIRGEPQEKVTEEDVRALALQAAESGGLEEGETERIDRVLRFNDRRARELMTPWPDVVTVDVTLPLSQVVDRVLAFPHDRYPAVDARGEVLGQLNVVDVLRASRTGEALPGLLHPVVYMPETAWAEDVLARLTSEGHRRLAIAVDEYGTLSGLLTSTDLLTELAGADSPPEEGLIVRREDGSYLVDGGMPMHDLRDTLPLPRQGREDFNTLAGYLLEALGEFPSVGAQTEVEGWTLEVVDLDGPRIDRVLIFPPHDVVLVDLRGL, translated from the coding sequence GTGGGTAATCCCTTGATCGAGTTCGGTATCCTGGTGCTGCTGCTGATTCTCAACGGCTTTTTCTCCGGGTCCGAACTGGGCGTCATGGCCTCGCGCAAGTCGCGCCTGCAAGCCCGGGCCAGCGCTGGACACGGCGGCGCCCGGCGCGCCCTGGACCTCGCGGAGCGCCCCGGCATCTTTCTCGCCACGGTGCAGATCGGCATCACGCTGATCGGCACCATCAGCGCCATCTTTGCCGGGGGCAGCCTCACGGGGCCAGCAGAAGCGCTGCTGCGGCCGCTGTTCGGCCCGGCCGCCGCCACGGCCGCCTCGGTCGCGGTCGTGCTGCTGGTGACCTTTCTGTCGCTGGTGCTGGGCGAACTCGCGCCCAAGAGCATCGCCCTGCGCAACCCCGAGGCCCTGGCCGCCCGGGTCGCGCCCTTTTTTCAGCGGCTCTCGCGGGTGGCCCGCCCGGTCGTGTGGCTGCTGGAAACCACCACCCGGGGGCTGCTGTGGGTGGTCGGCATCCGGGGAGAGCCGCAGGAAAAGGTCACCGAGGAAGACGTGCGCGCCCTGGCGCTTCAGGCGGCGGAAAGTGGCGGCCTGGAGGAGGGCGAGACCGAACGCATCGACCGGGTGCTGCGCTTCAACGACCGCCGCGCCCGCGAGCTGATGACCCCCTGGCCGGACGTGGTGACGGTCGACGTGACCCTGCCCCTGAGTCAGGTGGTGGACCGGGTCCTGGCCTTTCCGCACGACCGCTATCCGGCGGTGGACGCGCGGGGCGAGGTGCTGGGGCAGCTCAACGTGGTGGACGTGCTGCGCGCGTCCCGCACGGGCGAGGCGCTGCCTGGCCTGCTGCATCCGGTGGTCTACATGCCGGAGACCGCCTGGGCAGAAGACGTGCTGGCCCGGCTGACCAGCGAGGGGCACCGCCGCCTGGCGATCGCCGTGGACGAGTACGGCACCCTGTCCGGGCTGCTCACGTCCACCGACCTGCTGACGGAACTGGCGGGGGCGGACTCCCCGCCGGAGGAGGGCCTGATCGTGCGGCGCGAGGACGGGTCCTACCTGGTCGACGGCGGGATGCCCATGCACGACCTGCGCGACACCCTGCCGCTGCCCCGGCAGGGGCGCGAGGACTTCAACACGCTGGCAGGCTACCTCCTCGAAGCCCTGGGCGAGTTCCCGTCGGTCGGCGCCCAGACCGAGGTCGAGGGCTGGACCCTGGAGGTCGTGGACCTGGACGGGCCGCGCATCGACCGTGTCCTGATCTTCCCGCCCCACGACGTGGTGCTCGTCGACCTGCGCGGCCTCTGA
- a CDS encoding SulP family inorganic anion transporter: MSDPMPATAKAAPGESRWSKLRQDTVAGLINAVVSVPDGLASAALAGVNPVYGLYTSIAAPVAGSALVSAQLMQISTTTASALAAGQAIAGYPAAQRDGALFLLVLLVGVFLAIFGVLRLGRLVRFVSHAVMTGFLTGVAAVLVLDQLAPLVGYSPRGANEIVQFVDLLRNPAQFNVPTILTGVVALALVFGLARTRLATLASLVALVVPTLLAVLLGWGAVEQVADVSPIPRGLPTLTLPNLSLLSVPLLLAAFSLAVVIAVQGAGVSQSVENPDGRPVNPSRDMIAQGVANAASGLLSGIPAGGSVGQTALNVSVGARTRWAGIFGGVWMLAIVLLFPSLVGRVPMAVLAALMIQAGISAINTREVRSIWKTGGAARWSILVTFVATLLLSVPVAVAVGVGLTVILFLSSSASDVTVRERVTLPDGRVAEVVPPKTLPSEEITVLDVYGSLFFAGARTLREVLPSPQGSARPAVVLRLRGRTRVGATLIEVLDDYADDLAEVGGRLYLSGVDEDVGEQLREAGKLDMGGSVHVVPAGEVVGDSTAQAVASASGWLGSTRQGTPRMKRA; the protein is encoded by the coding sequence GTGAGTGACCCGATGCCCGCCACCGCCAAGGCCGCCCCCGGCGAGTCGCGCTGGAGCAAACTGCGGCAGGACACCGTCGCCGGGCTGATCAACGCCGTCGTGAGCGTGCCCGACGGGCTGGCCTCGGCGGCGCTGGCGGGGGTGAATCCGGTCTACGGCCTCTACACCAGCATCGCTGCGCCGGTCGCCGGGAGCGCCCTGGTCAGCGCCCAACTGATGCAGATTTCTACCACCACTGCCTCGGCCCTGGCGGCGGGGCAGGCCATCGCGGGCTACCCGGCGGCCCAGCGCGACGGGGCGCTGTTCCTGCTCGTCCTGCTCGTCGGCGTGTTCCTGGCGATCTTCGGCGTACTGCGGCTCGGGAGGCTGGTGCGCTTCGTCTCGCACGCGGTGATGACCGGCTTCCTGACCGGGGTGGCGGCGGTGCTCGTCCTCGATCAGCTCGCGCCGCTGGTGGGGTACAGCCCACGGGGTGCCAACGAGATCGTGCAGTTCGTGGACCTGCTGCGCAATCCCGCGCAGTTCAACGTGCCCACCATCCTGACCGGCGTGGTGGCCCTCGCCCTCGTCTTCGGGCTGGCGCGGACCCGGCTCGCCACGCTGGCCTCCCTGGTCGCGCTGGTCGTGCCGACGCTGCTGGCCGTTCTGTTGGGCTGGGGGGCGGTGGAGCAGGTGGCGGACGTCAGCCCCATTCCGCGCGGCCTGCCCACGCTGACGCTGCCGAACCTCTCGCTGCTCTCGGTGCCGCTGCTGCTGGCGGCCTTCTCGCTCGCGGTGGTGATCGCCGTGCAGGGGGCGGGGGTCAGCCAGAGCGTGGAGAACCCCGACGGGCGCCCGGTCAACCCCTCGCGGGACATGATCGCGCAGGGCGTGGCGAACGCGGCGAGCGGCCTGCTCTCCGGCATCCCGGCGGGTGGCTCGGTCGGGCAGACGGCACTGAACGTCAGCGTGGGCGCCCGCACCCGCTGGGCGGGCATTTTCGGCGGCGTCTGGATGCTCGCCATCGTGCTGCTGTTCCCCAGTCTCGTCGGGCGGGTGCCGATGGCGGTGCTTGCGGCGCTGATGATCCAGGCGGGGATCAGCGCGATCAACACGCGCGAGGTGCGCTCCATCTGGAAGACGGGCGGCGCGGCGCGCTGGTCGATCCTGGTGACCTTCGTGGCGACGCTGCTCCTGTCGGTACCCGTCGCGGTCGCAGTGGGCGTGGGGCTGACGGTCATCCTGTTCCTGTCCTCGTCCGCGAGCGACGTGACCGTGCGCGAGCGCGTCACCCTGCCCGACGGGCGCGTGGCCGAGGTTGTCCCGCCGAAGACCCTGCCCAGCGAGGAGATCACCGTGCTCGACGTGTACGGCAGCCTCTTTTTCGCGGGGGCGCGGACGTTGCGGGAAGTGTTGCCCAGCCCCCAGGGCAGCGCCCGTCCGGCGGTGGTGCTGCGCCTGCGGGGCCGCACGCGGGTGGGCGCCACCCTGATCGAGGTGCTCGACGACTACGCCGACGACCTCGCGGAGGTGGGCGGGCGGCTGTACCTCAGCGGGGTGGACGAGGACGTGGGCGAGCAACTGCGGGAGGCGGGCAAGCTCGACATGGGCGGTTCCGTTCATGTGGTGCCCGCCGGGGAGGTGGTCGGGGACTCGACTGCGCAGGCGGTGGCCTCCGCGAGTGGTTGGCTGGGCAGCACGCGGCAGGGCACGCCGCGGATGAAGCGGGCGTAG
- a CDS encoding pyruvate carboxyltransferase, protein MSATSAVPDVAEANLFPDAFPPGDFPAFVWEKRPADLPVQAWTTETTHRDGQQGGLPLTVETGLRIYDLMGEFTGTTGALRQAEFFVYRPADRAMLEGALERWRGGHPVEPTTWIRATRQDAALVAHLGVRETGMLASASDYHTFHKFTPGGRAQAAGAYLGAVAAVLDAGLRPRLHLEDATRAPREFILPFVEAVQTLAADFPAEQAPKFRLCDTMGVGLPLEQVAWPRSVPGMVRELRAAGVPGELLEFHPHNDTHLIVANCLAAVLAGCAAINGTLLGKGERSGNAPLEGALLHLVGLGLVERPNFPALNSLAELYGALGQGVPAKYPLYGRDAHRTRAGIHADGLNKFWPMYAPFDVPGLLGRPLEVSLTKDSGLAGLIFLIKGHTGRELDKHHPGVQALHAELGAEFDAGRQTAVEWEELESRVHALLRET, encoded by the coding sequence ATGTCCGCGACCTCTGCCGTGCCCGACGTGGCCGAAGCCAACCTGTTTCCCGACGCCTTTCCGCCCGGAGACTTTCCGGCGTTCGTCTGGGAAAAGCGCCCGGCGGACCTCCCGGTCCAGGCCTGGACCACCGAGACCACCCACCGGGACGGGCAGCAGGGCGGCCTGCCGCTGACCGTCGAGACGGGCCTGCGCATCTACGACCTGATGGGCGAGTTCACCGGAACGACGGGGGCTTTGCGGCAGGCGGAGTTCTTCGTGTACCGCCCGGCGGACCGCGCCATGCTGGAGGGGGCGCTGGAGCGCTGGCGGGGCGGGCACCCGGTCGAGCCGACCACCTGGATTAGGGCCACCCGCCAGGACGCGGCGCTGGTCGCCCACCTGGGCGTGCGCGAGACGGGCATGCTGGCGAGCGCCAGCGACTACCACACCTTCCACAAGTTCACGCCGGGGGGCCGCGCCCAGGCGGCCGGGGCCTACCTCGGCGCCGTGGCGGCCGTGCTGGACGCGGGCCTGCGCCCCCGGCTGCATCTGGAGGACGCCACCCGGGCGCCGCGCGAGTTCATCCTGCCCTTCGTGGAGGCCGTGCAGACGCTGGCCGCCGACTTTCCGGCCGAGCAGGCCCCGAAGTTCCGCCTGTGCGACACCATGGGCGTCGGCCTCCCGCTGGAGCAGGTGGCCTGGCCGCGCAGCGTTCCCGGTATGGTGCGCGAGCTGCGGGCGGCGGGCGTGCCGGGCGAGCTGCTGGAATTTCATCCCCACAACGACACGCACCTGATCGTGGCGAACTGCCTCGCGGCCGTCTTGGCGGGCTGCGCGGCCATCAACGGCACCTTGCTGGGCAAGGGCGAGCGCAGCGGCAACGCCCCGCTGGAGGGCGCCTTGCTGCATCTGGTGGGCCTGGGCCTCGTGGAGCGGCCGAACTTCCCGGCCTTGAACAGCCTGGCCGAGCTGTACGGGGCGCTGGGCCAGGGGGTGCCCGCCAAGTACCCGCTCTACGGGCGCGACGCCCACCGGACCCGCGCCGGGATTCATGCGGACGGGCTGAACAAGTTCTGGCCGATGTACGCGCCCTTCGACGTGCCGGGGCTGCTGGGCCGCCCGCTGGAGGTCAGCCTGACCAAGGACAGCGGCCTGGCAGGCCTGATCTTCTTGATCAAGGGCCACACCGGGCGGGAGCTGGACAAGCATCATCCGGGGGTGCAGGCGCTGCACGCCGAGCTGGGCGCGGAGTTCGACGCCGGACGGCAGACGGCCGTGGAGTGGGAGGAGCTGGAGAGCCGTGTCCACGCCCTGCTGCGGGAAACCTGA